A stretch of the Vagococcus xieshaowenii genome encodes the following:
- a CDS encoding TatD family hydrolase, with product MIFDSHTHLNVEQFKDDINETVERANEQGVTEMAVVGFDEPTIEKSLELSQLYDNIYSIIGWHPTEAGSYTPKIEAKLQQLLNTPKVVALGEIGLDYHWMEDPKDVQEKVFRRQLAISREMKLPFSIHTRDAMEDTYRILKEEQVHLTGGIMHSFSGDSEWMKRFLDLGLHISLSGVVTFKKATDLQEVAKVVPLDSLLVETDAPYLAPVPFRGKRNEPAYTRYVVERIAELRGMTWEEVAKQTTQNAHRLFRIGE from the coding sequence ATGATTTTTGATTCACATACTCATTTAAATGTTGAACAATTTAAAGATGATATTAATGAAACAGTTGAACGAGCCAATGAACAGGGCGTAACTGAGATGGCGGTAGTGGGATTTGATGAACCAACGATAGAAAAATCGTTAGAGTTGAGTCAACTTTATGATAATATTTATAGCATTATAGGTTGGCATCCAACAGAAGCAGGAAGCTATACACCGAAAATTGAAGCAAAGTTACAGCAATTACTCAATACACCTAAAGTGGTGGCATTAGGTGAAATTGGATTAGATTATCATTGGATGGAAGATCCTAAAGATGTACAAGAAAAAGTATTTCGTCGTCAGTTAGCTATCTCTAGAGAAATGAAGTTGCCATTTAGCATTCATACACGTGATGCTATGGAGGATACTTATAGAATTTTAAAAGAAGAACAAGTACATCTGACGGGTGGCATTATGCATAGTTTTAGTGGTGATAGTGAATGGATGAAACGATTCTTAGACTTAGGGCTACATATTTCTTTAAGTGGGGTCGTGACATTTAAAAAAGCAACTGACTTACAAGAAGTAGCTAAAGTGGTGCCGCTAGACTCATTACTCGTAGAAACAGATGCACCATATTTAGCGCCTGTTCCATTTAGAGGTAAACGCAATGAACCAGCCTATACTCGTTATGTTGTTGAAAGAATTGCGGAGTTACGCGGTATGACATGGGAAGAAGTGGCTAAACAAACAACACAAAATGCTCATCGCTTGTTTAGAATAGGTGAGTAG
- the metG gene encoding methionine--tRNA ligase codes for MADKKPFYITTPIYYPSGRLHIGSSYTTLFCDAMARYKRLTGHEVFFLTGLDEHGQKIEQKAEENGISPQEYVDSMAVDVKKLWKHLEINYDHFIRTTDKQHVEVVQRTFERLLAQGDIYLGEYQGWYSVSDEEYFTETQLMEVYKDEQGNVIGGKAPSGHEVELVTEECYFFRMGKYADRLIEHYSSHPEFIQPESRKTEMLNNFIIPGLEDLALTRTTFKWGIEVPSNPKHVVYVWIDALMNYLSALGYSTEDDANFQKFWPASVQVIGKEIVRFHTIYWPIILMALELPLPEKIYAHGWIVMKEGKMSKSKGNVVYPEMLVERYGLDALRYYLLRSMPFGNDSVFTPEDFVARVNYDLANDLGNLLNRTVAMINKYCDGFVPKYASHVTEFDSGLSTTAANVIGNYRKAMENMEVSVALQEIWSLVSRANKYIDETEPWVLAKDEERRAELNSVMVHLAESLRIVGVLLQPMLTQTPAKIFKQLGIEHEEYNMESIRFGEFPSDCKVIIKGKPIFPRQDAEEEIAYIQEKMNEKAPTSSVVWNPEDTTLISSKEKAVKFEDFEKVELKVAEIIDCQKVEVADKLLQFRLDAGDEGHRQILSGVAEFYPDPSELVGKKVAIVANLKPRKIRGLISQGMILSAEYDGKLKMIEVPKSIPNGSELA; via the coding sequence ATGGCGGACAAAAAGCCTTTTTATATCACAACACCAATTTATTATCCAAGTGGCAGATTACATATCGGTAGTTCTTATACTACGCTATTTTGTGATGCAATGGCTCGCTATAAACGTTTAACAGGTCATGAAGTGTTCTTTTTAACAGGTTTGGATGAACACGGACAAAAAATCGAACAAAAAGCAGAAGAAAATGGCATTTCTCCACAAGAATATGTGGATAGCATGGCAGTCGATGTAAAAAAATTATGGAAACATTTAGAAATTAATTATGATCATTTTATTCGTACAACAGATAAACAACACGTAGAGGTAGTCCAACGAACATTTGAACGCTTATTAGCGCAAGGTGACATTTATTTGGGTGAATATCAAGGATGGTATTCAGTATCAGATGAAGAGTATTTTACTGAAACACAATTAATGGAAGTTTATAAAGATGAACAAGGTAATGTCATTGGTGGTAAAGCACCGAGTGGACATGAAGTAGAACTTGTAACTGAAGAATGTTATTTCTTTAGAATGGGTAAATATGCTGATCGTTTAATTGAACATTACTCATCGCACCCAGAATTCATTCAACCGGAGTCTCGTAAGACGGAAATGTTGAACAACTTTATTATCCCAGGATTAGAAGATTTAGCATTAACGCGTACGACCTTTAAATGGGGAATTGAAGTGCCAAGTAATCCTAAACATGTGGTTTATGTGTGGATTGATGCGTTGATGAATTACCTATCCGCTTTAGGTTACTCAACTGAAGACGATGCTAATTTCCAAAAATTCTGGCCAGCCAGTGTTCAAGTCATTGGTAAAGAAATCGTTCGTTTCCACACCATTTATTGGCCGATTATTTTGATGGCATTAGAGTTACCACTGCCTGAAAAAATTTATGCACATGGTTGGATCGTAATGAAAGAAGGCAAGATGTCTAAGTCTAAAGGAAATGTTGTTTATCCTGAAATGTTAGTAGAACGTTATGGACTTGATGCATTACGCTATTATTTATTACGCTCAATGCCCTTTGGAAATGACAGTGTCTTCACACCGGAGGATTTTGTGGCACGTGTGAATTATGATTTAGCTAATGATTTAGGCAACTTATTAAATCGAACAGTTGCGATGATTAATAAATATTGTGATGGTTTCGTTCCTAAGTATGCGTCACATGTGACGGAATTCGACAGTGGCTTATCTACAACAGCTGCTAACGTTATTGGTAACTACCGTAAAGCAATGGAAAATATGGAAGTCAGTGTAGCACTTCAAGAAATTTGGAGTTTGGTTTCTCGTGCAAATAAATATATTGATGAAACGGAGCCATGGGTATTAGCCAAAGATGAAGAACGTCGCGCTGAGTTAAATAGTGTCATGGTTCATTTAGCTGAATCATTACGTATTGTTGGGGTATTATTACAACCAATGTTGACACAAACTCCTGCTAAAATATTTAAACAACTAGGAATTGAACACGAAGAATATAATATGGAAAGTATCCGTTTTGGTGAATTTCCTAGTGACTGTAAAGTCATCATTAAAGGAAAACCAATCTTCCCACGTCAAGATGCAGAAGAAGAAATTGCTTATATTCAAGAAAAAATGAATGAAAAAGCACCTACAAGTTCAGTTGTCTGGAATCCTGAAGACACAACGTTAATTTCTTCAAAAGAAAAAGCTGTTAAATTTGAAGATTTTGAAAAAGTTGAGTTAAAAGTAGCTGAAATTATTGATTGCCAAAAAGTAGAGGTTGCCGATAAATTATTACAATTCCGTTTAGATGCGGGTGATGAAGGTCATCGCCAAATCTTATCAGGAGTTGCGGAATTTTATCCTGACCCAAGTGAATTAGTTGGGAAAAAAGTAGCAATTGTTGCTAACTTGAAACCAAGAAAAATTCGTGGGCTAATTAGTCAAGGTATGATTTTATCAGCTGAATACGATGGCAAGTTGAAAATGATTGAAGTACCAAAATCTATTCCAAATGGTTCAGAACTAGCCTAA